Proteins encoded in a region of the Raphanus sativus cultivar WK10039 chromosome 8, ASM80110v3, whole genome shotgun sequence genome:
- the LOC108821017 gene encoding uncharacterized protein LOC108821017: protein MSKRNAPPPRPLIKQHSWSPDADREEAWLRRKGKRQSDRLGRSKSVTDEDLEELRGCIELGFGFEPDSQDLDPRLNETLPALGLYCAVNKQYSSSRLSRTSSLSSIASEGDVSNSSTTVVDQGDDPETMKIRLKQWAQVVACSVRQFSGEPN, encoded by the exons ATGTCGAAACGCAACGCGCCGCCGCCAAGACCGCTAATAAAACAGCACTCGTGGTCGCCGGACGCCGATCGCGAAGAGGCGTGGCTTCGTAGGAAAGGCAAACGCCAATCAGATCGACTCGGTCGGAGCAAGAGCGTGACGGACGAAGATCTAGAAGAGCTCCGAGGCTGCATCGAGCTTGGTTTCGGATTCGAGCCTGATTCTCAAGATTTGGATCCGAGGCTCAACGAAACTCTCCCAGCTCTGGGGTTATACTGCGCGGTGAATAAACAGTATAGTAGTAGTAGGTTGTCACGGACTTCGTCTCTTTCGTCGATCGCGTCGGAAGGTGACGTAAGCAATTCGAGCACGACAGTTGTTGATCAAG GTGATGATCCGGAGACGATGAAGATAAGGTTGAAGCAGTGGGCTCAGGTGGTTGCTTGTTCTGTGCGGCAATTCTCCGGCGAACCAAATTGA
- the LOC108821912 gene encoding methylcrotonoyl-CoA carboxylase beta chain, mitochondrial: MLRLLGRRAASATSAELTRWRIRPGTDSKPDPLRILRGLQKGFCVSVLPDGIDRNSEAFSSNSVAMEGILSDLRSHIKKVLVGGGEEAVKRNRTRNKLLPRERIDRLLDPGSSFLELSQLAGHELYEEPLPSGGIITGIGPIHGHLCMFMANDPTVKGGTYYPITIKKHLRAQEIAARCRLPCIYLVDSGGAYLPKQSEVFPDKENFGRVFYNESVMSSEGIPQIAVVLGSCTAGGAYIPAMADESVMVKGNGTIFLAGPPLVKAATGEEVSAEDLGGAEVHCNVSGVSDYFAQDELHGLSIGRNIVKNLHMAAKLQGGFGSENVECKEPVYDVNELRSIAPVDHKQQFDVRSIIARIVDGSEFDEFKKQYGTTLVTGFARIYGQTVGIIGNNGILFNESALKGAHFIELCSQRKIPLVFLQNITGFMVGSRSEANGIAKSGAKMVMAVSCAKVPKITIITGASFGAGNYAMCGRSYSPDFLFMWPNARIGVMGGPQAAGVLSQIERATKKRQGIKWTEEDEEEFKKKTVDAYEREASPYFSTARLWDDGVIDPSDTRKVLGLCLSAASNRPLEDTRFGVFRM, translated from the exons ATGTTAAGGCTTTTGGGGAGGAGGGCAGCTTCAGCTACTTCTGCAGAGCTTACTCGATGGCGGATCCGACCCGGAACCGATTCAAAGCCCGATCCTTTACGAATTCTCCGCGGACTACAAAAGGGTTTCTGCGTCAGCGTTCTCCCGGACGGTATCGACAGAAACTCAGAAGCTTTTTCAAGTAACTCGGTCGCCATGGAAGGAATCTTATCAGACCTTCGCTCCCACATCAAAAAG GTGTTGGTCGGAGGTGGAGAGGAAGCAGTGAAGAGGAACAGAACTAGAAACAAGCTTTTGCCTAGAGAAAGAATCGACCGCCTTCTTGATCCTGGCTCTTCCTTCTTGGAGCTCTCTCAG CTTGCAGGACATGAGCTGTACGAGGAGCCATTACCATCAGGCGGCATAATCACAGGCATAGGACCAATCCACGGCCACCTCTGCATGTTCATGGCCAACGACCCCACGGTGAAAGGAGGCACTTACTATCCCATAACCATCAAGAAACATCTCAGGGCGCAAGAGATCGCCGCTCGCTGCAGACTCCCTTGCATATACCTGGTCGACAGCGGCGGGGCTTACCTTCCGAAGCAGTCAGAGGTTTTCCCTGACAAGGAGAACTTCGGCAGGGTTTTCTACAACGAGTCTGTGATGTCATCGGAAGGTATCCCTCAGATCGCTGTTGTCTTGGGGTCTTGCACTGCCGGTGGGGCTTATATCCCCGCCATGGCTGATGAGAGTGTGATGGTGAAAGGGAACGGTACCATTTTCTTGGCGGGACCTCCTCTTGTGAAGGCTGCGACGGGAGAGGAAGTCTCGGCTGAGGACTTGGGAGGTGCCGAGGTTCATTGTAATGTCTCTGGTGTGTCTGATTATTTTGCTCAAG ACGAGTTACATGGACTTTCTATTGGAAGAAACATTGTGAAGAATCTGCACATGGCTGCAAAATTACAAGGAGGGTTTGGAAGTGAAAATGTTGAATGCAAAGAACCGGTTTATGACGTGAACGAGCTTAGGTCCATTGCTCCTGTAGACCACAAGCAGCAGTTTGATGTCCGGTCTATCATTGCTCGGATTGTTGATGGGAGTGAGTTTGATGAGTTCAAGAAACAATACGGCACT ACGCTTGTGACTGGTTTCGCTAGAATCTATGGTCAGACGGTAGGAATCATTGGGAACAATGGGATACTGTTCAATGAATCTGCATTAAAAGGAGCACACTTCATTGAGCTGTGTTCTCAACGTAAAATTCCTCTTGTTTTCCTCCAGAACATCACAGGCTTTATG GTGGGTTCAAGATCTGAGGCCAATGGCATTGCAAAATCTGGAGCTAAAATGGTGATGGCAGTATCTTGTGCTAAGGTACCAAAGATAACAATTATAACGGGTGCAAGCTTTGGTGCTGGAAACTATGCCATGTGTGGGCGTTCATACAGTCCAGATTTTCTCTTCATGTGGCCAAACGCAAGAATCGGCGTCATGGGAGGCCCTCAG GCTGCGGGTGTTTTGAGTCAGATAGAAAGGGCTACCAAGAAGAGACAAGGAATAAAG TGGacagaggaagatgaagaagagttcAAGAAGAAAACGGTGGATGCTTATGAGAGAGAGGCAAGTCCTTACTTCTCCACAGCGAGGCTTTGGGATGATGGAGTGATTGATCCATCTGATACTAGAAAGGTGTTGGGACTTTGTCTCTCTGCTGCTTCTAACCGTCCTTTAGAAGATACTCGTTTTGGTGTCTTTAGAATGTAA
- the LOC108821914 gene encoding caffeoyl-CoA O-methyltransferase 1 has protein sequence MATTTAEATKTSTNNGEDKQSQNLRHQEVGHKSLLQSDDLYQYILETSVYPREPESMKELREVTAKHPWNIMTTSADEGQFLNMLIKLVNAKNTMEIGVYTGYSLLATALALPEDGKILAMDVNRENYALGLPIIEKAGVAHKIDFREGPALPVLDQLVADEKNHGTYDFIFVDADKDNYINYHKRLIDLVKVGGVIGYDNTLWNGSVVAPPDAPMRKYVRYYRDFVLELNKALAADPRIEICMLPVGDGITICRRIS, from the exons atggcgacGACAACAGCAGAGGCAACGAAGACATCTACTAATAATGGAGAAGACAAGCAATCTCAGAATCTCCGACATCAAGAAGTTGGTCACAAGAGTCTCTTACAGAGCGACGATCTCTACCAG TATATTCTGGAGACAAGTGTGTATCCAAGAGAACCAGAATCAATGAAAGAACTCAGGGAAGTGACAGCAAAACACCCTTGGAACATAATGACAACATCAGCAGATGAAGGACAGTTTCTGAACATGCTCATCAAGCTCGTTAACGCCAAGAACACAATGGAGATTGGTGTTTACACTGGCTACTCTCTCCTCGCCACTGCTCTTGCTCTCCCCGAAGACGGCAAA ATTCTTGCTATGGATGTTAACAGAGAGAATTACGCATTGGGTTTGCCGATCATCGAGAAAGCCGGCGTTGCTCACAAGATCGATTTCAGGGAAGGCCCTGCTCTTCCCGTTCTTGATCAACTCGTTGCTGAC GAGAAGAACCATGGAACATATGACTTTATATTCGTTGATGCTGACAAGGACAACTATATCAACTACCATAAGCGTTTGATTGATCTTGTGAAAGTTGGTGGAGTGATTGGCTATGACAACACTTTGTGGAACGGTTCTGTCGTTGCTCCTCCTGATGCACCAATGAGGAAGTATGTTCGTTATTACAGAGACTTTGTTCTTGAGCTTAACAAGGCTCTTGCTGCTGACCCTAGGATTGAGATCTGCATGCTTCCTGTTGGTGATGGAATCACTATCTGCCGTCGGATCAGTTGA
- the LOC108821911 gene encoding probable E3 ubiquitin ligase SUD1 isoform X2: MEISSAESLSISGAAASELASEPSASSPSSSSPIQASPNAFSTTSRYVDDDDDDEDEGDVCRICRNPGDADNPLRYPCACNGSIKFVHQDCLLQWLNHSNARQCEVCKHPFSFSPVYAENAPTRLPFQEFVVGIGMKACRVSKFFLRLSFVLSVWLLTIPFITFWIWRLAFVRSFGEAQRLFLSHISTTVILTDCLHGFLLSASIVFIFLGATSLRDYFRHLRELGGQEEREDEGAARRPGGQGNRNLAGEGNGEDVARRNLENVLAQVEQIVDGLDDADGAEDVPFDELVGMQGPVFHLVENAFTVLASNMIFLGVVIFVPFTLGRVILYHVSWLFAAARGPALTASMHLIDASLENITLKSALTSVSNLTNEGQENGLLDQLSEVMKVNGSELNGANNTLSVASDFLKGSVAGSSKLSDVTTLTVGYMFIVSLVFLYLGIIALIRYAKGEPLTVGRFYGIASIVEAVPSLLRQFLAAMRHLITMIKVAFLLVIELGVFPLMCGWWLDVCTVRMFGKTMSHRVQFLSISPLASSLVHWVVGIMYMLQISIFVSLLRGVLRPGVLYFLRDPADPNYNPFRDLIDDPVHKHARRILLSVAVYGSLIVMLVFLPVILTIRMAPSIFPLDISVSDPFTEIPADMLLFQICIPFIIEHFRLRTTIKSLLRYWFIGVGWALGLTDFLLPRPEDNVGQDNGNGEPGRQNRAPMAALPAANDLNRNLIGAGNVNTGEEYEDDEEQSDSEYNFVLRIILLLLVAWVTLLLFNSALIVVPVSLGRALFTAIPILPITHGIKCNDLYAFVIGMYALWTTISGARYAIEHVKSKRTSVLLNQIWKWCGIVCKSSVLLAIWVFVIPVLIGLLFELLVIVPMRVPVDESPVFLLYQDWALGLIFLKIWTRLVMLDHILPITDDTWRAKFVRVREDGFSRLQWLWVLKEIVSPIVMKLLTALCVPYVLARGVFPILGYPLVVNSAVYRYAWIGCLSVSLFCFCAKRCHVWFRNLHNSIRDDRYLIGRRLHNFGEAVLAHQNQSSEDEGDGGVLVGRGEDADTGLRLRRAIQQEA, translated from the exons ATGGAGATCTCCTCCGCCGAATCTCTATCCATCTCCGGCGCAGCCGCCTCTGAGCTCGCATCAGAACCCTCAGCATCTTCTCCCTCATCCTCGTCGCCGATTCAAGCGTCTCCCAACGCTTTCTCGACGACGTCGAGGTACgttgacgacgacgacgacgacgaagaCGAGGGGGACGTCTGCAGGATCTGCAGAAACCCAGGCGATGCGGATAATCCGCTCCGGTATCCGTGCGCTTGCAACGGGAGCATCAAGTTCGTGCACCAGGATTGCCTCCTTCAGTGGCTTAATCATAGCAACGCTCGTCAATGCGAG GTTTGCAAGCATCCTTTTTCGTTCTCCCCTGTGTACGCTGAAAACGCACCCACAAGGCTCCCTTTCCAGGAGTTTGTGGTTGGTATCGGCATGAAAGCTTGCCGTGTTTCGAAATTCTTTCTGCGGTTGAGCTTCGTGCTATCTGTCTGGCTTCTCACCATTCCTTTCATTACGTTCTGGATATGGAGACTTGCTTTTGTGAGGAGTTTTGGGGAAGCTCAGAGGTTGTTCTTGAGCCACATCTCCACCACGGTGATTCTCACCGATTGTTTGCATGGGTTCTTGCTGTCGGCGAGTATTGTCTTCATTTTCCTTGGTGCGACTTCGTTGAGGGATTACTTTAGGCATTTGCGAGAGTTGGGGGGACAGGAAGAGAGGGAAGATGAAGGTGCTGCGAGAAGACCTGGTGGACAGGGTAATAGGAATCTTGCGGGAGAAGGGAATGGTGAAGATGTTGCTAGAAGGAATCTTGAGAATGTTCTGGCTCAGGTTGAACAAATAGTTGACGGTTTGGATGATGCTGATGGTGCAGAAGACGTTCCGTTTGACGAGCTGGTTGGAATGCAGGGTCCCGTGTTTCATTTGGTCGAGAATGCCTTTACT GTTCTAGCAAGCAATATGATATTCCTTGGTGTTGTGATCTTTGTGCCCTTCACATTAGGACGGGTTATATTGTATCATGTCTCGTGGCTTTTTGCTGCTGCTAGAGGCCCTGCCCTGACTGCATCAATGCATCTTATAGATGCATCATTGGAAAATATAACTCTGAAGAGTGCGTTGACTTCCGTCTCAAATTTGACTAATGAGGGCCAAGAAAATGGACTACTTGATCAGCTCTCAGAAGTGATGAAAGTCAATGGAAGTGAATTGAATGGGGCAAACAATACACTATCTGTCGCTTCTGATTTCTTGAAAGGCTCTGTTGCTGGATCGTCAAAGCTATCTGATGTTACAACTCTGACTGTCGGGTACATGTTTATAGTCTCTCTGGTGTTCCTTTACCTTGGGATCATCGCATTGATTCGTTATGCCAAAGGTGAGCCACTGACTGTAGGGAGATTTTATGGTATCGCCTCGATAGTAGAAGCTGTACCATCCCTCCTTAGACAGTTCCTGGCAGCTATGAGGCATCTGATTACTATGATCAAAGTTGCATTTCTTTTGGTCATCGAGCTTGGAGTCTTCCCACTGATGTGTGGGTGGTGGCTAGATGTTTGCACTGTTAGGATGTTTGGTAAAACAATGTCCCACAGAGTACAGTTTTTATCAATCTCTCCACTGGCTAGCTCACTTGTTCATTGGGTTGTTGGAATCATGTACATGCTGCAAATAAGTATCTTCGTTAGCCTTCTTCGAGGG GTTCTTCGTCCTGGAGTTCTGTATTTCCTTCGTGATCCTGCAGATCCTAACTATAATCCATTTAGAGATTTGATTGATGATCCGGTACACAAACATGCTCGGAGGATTCTGTTATCTGTTGCAGTGTATGGAAGTTTGATAGTCATGCTCGTATTTTTACCAGTCATACTTACGATCCGGATGGCTCCTTCAATCTTCCCGCTAGACATATC TGTATCCGATCCATTCACTGAGATTCCGGCCGACATGCTCCTGTTCCAAATATGCATACCTTTTATAATCGAGCACTTCAGACTTCGAACCACAATTAAGTCCCTTCTACGTTACTGGTTCATCGGCGTGGGTTGGGCGCTTGGTTTGACAGACTTCCTCTTGCCACGACCGGAGGACAACGTTGGTCAGGACAATGGAAATGGTGAACCAGGAAGACAGAACAGAGCACCCATGGCTGCGCTTCCAGCAGCTAATGACCTTAACAGAAATCTCATCGGTGCTGGAAATGTCAACACGGGTGAGGAATATGAGGATGATGAAGAGCAATCTGATTCAGA GTACAACTTTGTGCTCCGGATAATCCTCCTGCTACTTGTTGCATGGgttactcttcttctcttcaattCAGCATTGATAGTTGTACCAGTTTCTCTTGGGCGTGCTCTATTCACTGCCATCCCAATTCTCCCAATAACGCATGGCATCAAATGCAATG ACCTGTATGCCTTCGTCATTGGCATGTATGCTTTATGGACCACCATATCTGGTGCCAGGTACGCCATCGAGCATGTCAAGTCAAAGAGGACTTCGGTCTTACTTAACCAAATCTGGAAATGGTGTGGGATTGTCTGCAAGAGCTCGGTGCTGTTAGCCATATGG GTTTTTGTAATTCCGGTTCTAATCGGACTTCTATTTGAGCTTTTGGTGATTGTTCCAATGAGAGTCCCAGTTGATGAAAGCCCTGTCTTCCTCCTTTATCAAGACTGGGCTCTTGGCCTCATCTTTTTGAAGATCTGGACTAGATTG GTAATGCTGGATCATATACTTCCGATAACGGATGATACCTGGAGAGCTAAGTTTGTGAGAGTAAGAGAAGATGGCTTCTCAAGGCTTCAATGGCTATGGGTACTTAAAGAGATTGTATCCCCTATCGTGATGAAACTGCTGACAGCATTATGTGTGCCTTATGTCCTGGCAAGGGGAGTCTTCCCCATACTCGGATATCCACTGGTTGTGAACTCGGCGGTCTACAGATATGCTTGGATAGGTTGTCTCTCTGTGAGTCTCTTTTGCTTCTGTGCAAAGAGATGCCATGTCTGGTTCAGAAACCTTCACAACTCCATCCGTGATGATCGTTACCTCATTGGTCGGAGGCTCCATAACTTTGGGGAAGCTGTTTTGGCTCACCAAAACCAAAGCAGTGAGGATGAAGGGGATGGTGGTGTCTTGGTAGGACGTGGGGAAGATGCTGATACTGGTCTTAGGCTCAGACGTGCAATCCAACAAGAAGCTTAG
- the LOC108821911 gene encoding probable E3 ubiquitin ligase SUD1 isoform X1 yields the protein MEISSAESLSISGAAASELASEPSASSPSSSSPIQASPNAFSTTSRYVDDDDDDEDEGDVCRICRNPGDADNPLRYPCACNGSIKFVHQDCLLQWLNHSNARQCEVCKHPFSFSPVYAENAPTRLPFQEFVVGIGMKACRVSKFFLRLSFVLSVWLLTIPFITFWIWRLAFVRSFGEAQRLFLSHISTTVILTDCLHGFLLSASIVFIFLGATSLRDYFRHLRELGGQEEREDEGAARRPGGQGNRNLAGEGNGEDVARRNLENVLAQVEQIVDGLDDADGAEDVPFDELVGMQGPVFHLVENAFTVLASNMIFLGVVIFVPFTLGRVILYHVSWLFAAARGPALTASMHLIDASLENITLKSALTSVSNLTNEGQENGLLDQLSEVMKVNGSELNGANNTLSVASDFLKGSVAGSSKLSDVTTLTVGYMFIVSLVFLYLGIIALIRYAKGEPLTVGRFYGIASIVEAVPSLLRQFLAAMRHLITMIKVAFLLVIELGVFPLMCGWWLDVCTVRMFGKTMSHRVQFLSISPLASSLVHWVVGIMYMLQISIFVSLLRGVLRPGVLYFLRDPADPNYNPFRDLIDDPVHKHARRILLSVAVYGSLIVMLVFLPVILTIRMAPSIFPLDISVSDPFTEIPADMLLFQICIPFIIEHFRLRTTIKSLLRYWFIGVGWALGLTDFLLPRPEDNVGQDNGNGEPGRQNRAPMAALPAANDLNRNLIGAGNVNTGEEYEDDEEQSDSDRYNFVLRIILLLLVAWVTLLLFNSALIVVPVSLGRALFTAIPILPITHGIKCNDLYAFVIGMYALWTTISGARYAIEHVKSKRTSVLLNQIWKWCGIVCKSSVLLAIWVFVIPVLIGLLFELLVIVPMRVPVDESPVFLLYQDWALGLIFLKIWTRLVMLDHILPITDDTWRAKFVRVREDGFSRLQWLWVLKEIVSPIVMKLLTALCVPYVLARGVFPILGYPLVVNSAVYRYAWIGCLSVSLFCFCAKRCHVWFRNLHNSIRDDRYLIGRRLHNFGEAVLAHQNQSSEDEGDGGVLVGRGEDADTGLRLRRAIQQEA from the exons ATGGAGATCTCCTCCGCCGAATCTCTATCCATCTCCGGCGCAGCCGCCTCTGAGCTCGCATCAGAACCCTCAGCATCTTCTCCCTCATCCTCGTCGCCGATTCAAGCGTCTCCCAACGCTTTCTCGACGACGTCGAGGTACgttgacgacgacgacgacgacgaagaCGAGGGGGACGTCTGCAGGATCTGCAGAAACCCAGGCGATGCGGATAATCCGCTCCGGTATCCGTGCGCTTGCAACGGGAGCATCAAGTTCGTGCACCAGGATTGCCTCCTTCAGTGGCTTAATCATAGCAACGCTCGTCAATGCGAG GTTTGCAAGCATCCTTTTTCGTTCTCCCCTGTGTACGCTGAAAACGCACCCACAAGGCTCCCTTTCCAGGAGTTTGTGGTTGGTATCGGCATGAAAGCTTGCCGTGTTTCGAAATTCTTTCTGCGGTTGAGCTTCGTGCTATCTGTCTGGCTTCTCACCATTCCTTTCATTACGTTCTGGATATGGAGACTTGCTTTTGTGAGGAGTTTTGGGGAAGCTCAGAGGTTGTTCTTGAGCCACATCTCCACCACGGTGATTCTCACCGATTGTTTGCATGGGTTCTTGCTGTCGGCGAGTATTGTCTTCATTTTCCTTGGTGCGACTTCGTTGAGGGATTACTTTAGGCATTTGCGAGAGTTGGGGGGACAGGAAGAGAGGGAAGATGAAGGTGCTGCGAGAAGACCTGGTGGACAGGGTAATAGGAATCTTGCGGGAGAAGGGAATGGTGAAGATGTTGCTAGAAGGAATCTTGAGAATGTTCTGGCTCAGGTTGAACAAATAGTTGACGGTTTGGATGATGCTGATGGTGCAGAAGACGTTCCGTTTGACGAGCTGGTTGGAATGCAGGGTCCCGTGTTTCATTTGGTCGAGAATGCCTTTACT GTTCTAGCAAGCAATATGATATTCCTTGGTGTTGTGATCTTTGTGCCCTTCACATTAGGACGGGTTATATTGTATCATGTCTCGTGGCTTTTTGCTGCTGCTAGAGGCCCTGCCCTGACTGCATCAATGCATCTTATAGATGCATCATTGGAAAATATAACTCTGAAGAGTGCGTTGACTTCCGTCTCAAATTTGACTAATGAGGGCCAAGAAAATGGACTACTTGATCAGCTCTCAGAAGTGATGAAAGTCAATGGAAGTGAATTGAATGGGGCAAACAATACACTATCTGTCGCTTCTGATTTCTTGAAAGGCTCTGTTGCTGGATCGTCAAAGCTATCTGATGTTACAACTCTGACTGTCGGGTACATGTTTATAGTCTCTCTGGTGTTCCTTTACCTTGGGATCATCGCATTGATTCGTTATGCCAAAGGTGAGCCACTGACTGTAGGGAGATTTTATGGTATCGCCTCGATAGTAGAAGCTGTACCATCCCTCCTTAGACAGTTCCTGGCAGCTATGAGGCATCTGATTACTATGATCAAAGTTGCATTTCTTTTGGTCATCGAGCTTGGAGTCTTCCCACTGATGTGTGGGTGGTGGCTAGATGTTTGCACTGTTAGGATGTTTGGTAAAACAATGTCCCACAGAGTACAGTTTTTATCAATCTCTCCACTGGCTAGCTCACTTGTTCATTGGGTTGTTGGAATCATGTACATGCTGCAAATAAGTATCTTCGTTAGCCTTCTTCGAGGG GTTCTTCGTCCTGGAGTTCTGTATTTCCTTCGTGATCCTGCAGATCCTAACTATAATCCATTTAGAGATTTGATTGATGATCCGGTACACAAACATGCTCGGAGGATTCTGTTATCTGTTGCAGTGTATGGAAGTTTGATAGTCATGCTCGTATTTTTACCAGTCATACTTACGATCCGGATGGCTCCTTCAATCTTCCCGCTAGACATATC TGTATCCGATCCATTCACTGAGATTCCGGCCGACATGCTCCTGTTCCAAATATGCATACCTTTTATAATCGAGCACTTCAGACTTCGAACCACAATTAAGTCCCTTCTACGTTACTGGTTCATCGGCGTGGGTTGGGCGCTTGGTTTGACAGACTTCCTCTTGCCACGACCGGAGGACAACGTTGGTCAGGACAATGGAAATGGTGAACCAGGAAGACAGAACAGAGCACCCATGGCTGCGCTTCCAGCAGCTAATGACCTTAACAGAAATCTCATCGGTGCTGGAAATGTCAACACGGGTGAGGAATATGAGGATGATGAAGAGCAATCTGATTCAGA CAGGTACAACTTTGTGCTCCGGATAATCCTCCTGCTACTTGTTGCATGGgttactcttcttctcttcaattCAGCATTGATAGTTGTACCAGTTTCTCTTGGGCGTGCTCTATTCACTGCCATCCCAATTCTCCCAATAACGCATGGCATCAAATGCAATG ACCTGTATGCCTTCGTCATTGGCATGTATGCTTTATGGACCACCATATCTGGTGCCAGGTACGCCATCGAGCATGTCAAGTCAAAGAGGACTTCGGTCTTACTTAACCAAATCTGGAAATGGTGTGGGATTGTCTGCAAGAGCTCGGTGCTGTTAGCCATATGG GTTTTTGTAATTCCGGTTCTAATCGGACTTCTATTTGAGCTTTTGGTGATTGTTCCAATGAGAGTCCCAGTTGATGAAAGCCCTGTCTTCCTCCTTTATCAAGACTGGGCTCTTGGCCTCATCTTTTTGAAGATCTGGACTAGATTG GTAATGCTGGATCATATACTTCCGATAACGGATGATACCTGGAGAGCTAAGTTTGTGAGAGTAAGAGAAGATGGCTTCTCAAGGCTTCAATGGCTATGGGTACTTAAAGAGATTGTATCCCCTATCGTGATGAAACTGCTGACAGCATTATGTGTGCCTTATGTCCTGGCAAGGGGAGTCTTCCCCATACTCGGATATCCACTGGTTGTGAACTCGGCGGTCTACAGATATGCTTGGATAGGTTGTCTCTCTGTGAGTCTCTTTTGCTTCTGTGCAAAGAGATGCCATGTCTGGTTCAGAAACCTTCACAACTCCATCCGTGATGATCGTTACCTCATTGGTCGGAGGCTCCATAACTTTGGGGAAGCTGTTTTGGCTCACCAAAACCAAAGCAGTGAGGATGAAGGGGATGGTGGTGTCTTGGTAGGACGTGGGGAAGATGCTGATACTGGTCTTAGGCTCAGACGTGCAATCCAACAAGAAGCTTAG
- the LOC108819945 gene encoding probable GPI-anchored adhesin-like protein PGA25, which translates to MGLSKTRKLLLVLVITAYFFSGTAHAWSWSWGSGQSGSSWGWGWGSDDNSGSSSGGSNSNSGGGSSWGWGWSSNGTDTNWGWGSSSGSSGTGSTHKSRHNHAAPSNHSNGSGSNQTRGSIGSSHNNHTAQVSPRRKIEVTVWKNGFDYQEWASKHEPFHTNDVLAFKYNDKSDQSKKRHNNNKNDVYLLPDLKSYKRCDVSRGKKLVARGGSSSGFKLLLRKTHKTYYFASGDHNGCNHNMKFSVSPIPRSYSHTKP; encoded by the coding sequence ATGGGTCTCTCTAAGACACGCAAGCTACTCTTAGTACTCGTGATCACTGCTTACTTCTTTTCCGGTACTGCTCATGCATGGAGCTGGAGCTGGGGTTCTGGCCAATCCGGTTCGAGCTGGGGATGGGGTTGGGGCTCCGACGACAACTCTGGCTCGAGTTCAGGTGGTTCAAATTCGAACTCGGGTGGTGGTTCAAGCTGGGGTTGGGGATGGAGCTCGAATGGAACAGATACAAACTGGGGTTGGGGTAGCAGCTCTGGCTCAAGCGGCACCGGGTCTACACATAAAAGCCGACACAACCACGCGGCCCCATCAAACCACTCGAACGGTTCTGGCTCAAACCAGACACGCGGTAGTATTGGCTCTTCACACAACAACCACACGGCTCAAGTATCGCCTAGAAGAAAGATTGAGGTTACTGTGTGGAAGAACGGATTCGACTACCAAGAATGGGCTTCAAAGCATGAACCATTCCACACCAACGATGTCCTTGCTTTCAAGTACAACGATAAAAGTGACCAATCCAAGAAGAGGCACAACAACAATAAGAACGATGTCTACTTGCTTCCAGACTTGAAGAGCTACAAGAGATGCGATGTGAGCAGAGGCAAGAAGCTAGTCGCGAGAGGAGGCTCATCATCAGGGTTTAAGTTGCTTCTCCGCAAGACTCATAAGACATACTACTTCGCTAGTGGAGACCACAACGGCTGCAACCACAACATGAAGTTCTCTGTCTCCCCAATTCCTCGTTCTTATTCtcacactaaaccctaa